The following is a genomic window from Episyrphus balteatus chromosome 1, idEpiBalt1.1, whole genome shotgun sequence.
tgtaaaaagtgattttaaaaacattaattttctttttctttagaaTTATGTTAAAGGCCACAAAGGAATAATTGGGAATGAAAAAGCTGATCGTTTAGCACGACAGGGTGCAGCACTCTACAAATCTATGATAGGAAAGTAATTTAGACCAATCTCTttaatattgtttatattttaaggCATGATGAGCATAACaactaagaattttttttaatatattatggACCTATATTGCTCgagtaaaataaatcaataatcGATATCCGACACGTTTACAAAAACTTGAGACTATTTGGGGCCTCATTCAGCTTGCTAAAAGGAAGCTTGTTGGTTGGGGCGCGAATCTTCAATACATTTTAGCGTCGTGTTAAAGCACTGGGCGCCATAATTAAGTAACTAAGATCTTCTATAAAATTGGAGAGATCTGGAATAGTGAGTTTTTTCGGTACGCAAAACGATATTGAGTAAtgttaagaaaaattcaatattagagATAGACTTCAGAAATGAAGAGAACTTTAGATTGAATCACCATGAATAACGTAACTaaataatgattttgtttttattcccgtttttgtataatttcaacaattaaaatttacttaaatAATGAAAGCCGCCGGCTAGAGGCAAACTTTCCACCATTACTCAACGCGCTTTGCACGTCTTTAAGATCAGGCAATTTGGAAATTTCTCCTCGTGCCGCCATCGATGGTGGTGTGGCCAATATTCTTTGAGCAACCCGTTGAATATCTTGTGCTGTTACTTTTTctacaaataaatacaaatttaaataagaattaGACAAGTTTAAATAAAGAACAAACAAATCTCACCAATTTCTGTGATAAAATGTTCTGGTCGTTTTCTATGTCCAGTTGCCAGCACTTGTCTGCCAACATCTTCAAATACCACAGGTCTCGATTCAAGATTCATCAACAACATAGATTGCAGTTGTATTTTCGCACGACTCAATTCTTCTTTACCAGGCTCGGATTGCATGTTAACTAATTCGCGGGTAACAACTTCGACCATTTCACGAACATTATTTGGTGGAGCACTAGCATGGATGCAAAAGACACCTGAATCACTGTAGGCGTGATTGTATGCAGTAGCACTATACATCCAATGATAACGATTAAGCACATTTGTGTAGAGTCTCGAGTACATTCCTTTGCCTGGGCCACCAGCTGAAAATGAACCACCACCACCCATCATGATGTTAAGGACACATAATGGCACAAAATCTTTGTCTTGATGGGAACATCCTTCAAGACCAATGACTATGTGAGCCAGTTCTGGAAGACCAGCTGCAGCATAAATGGGAATATCACATtcttcctacaaaaaagatgagAATTTAGAATCAGATGAGAGTGGAGACAAAGCAGACTTACCTTTCTTAGACCACCAGTATACTGTGAAATGGATTTATCTACGGAATCAGCTCCATAGCCACTGATCTTCTCCGTATCCCAAATAGCAGGTTGTGCAACAAAGAACTTCTCAACGTTTTTCACCAATTCATCGTGATCTACCTATGGACGAGTTAAGATACAATTTTAAACTAAAGAAATCTTTGATCTTGAAAGTGTTTCTAATGTTGTTAATATCTGGAATTGGCTTTATTTTAATACGAGAAGTCAAAAGATTATAGGCTTAGATATGGAAGATTATAAATATACATAGTTTTCATTTTGTTCCAATTTCAATAATTGGAAATTTCGTTTTGTTTCGGGATTTGCGatcagcaaaaaaaagttaatgctATTTGTCATCTTTTATTAACAATGCCCTCTTTTTTTGAGACTCTGGTAACAGCCTTAGAAACAATAGATTTGGAAAAACTGACTATAGAGTTTCTTGATGAAGCGAATAAAAAGACAAATTCAGAAGTTTTGCATAGTGATTCCGTAGCAATGTAATCGAAAAGCAAAATCAAATGCTATAAGTGTGGAAAACTTGATCACAAGCTTTCTGAGTGGAAGACGGCAAAACGAAAACCAACATGTTGGCAAACCAAAAGTGAGTACCACTGatgtctaaaaacaaaacagtttaAATTTCTATCTGGATTCCGGTGCGACAGATCATAATATGGTAAACGATGAGACAAAAAAGTAAAGTTTTAGACACTCCGATTCAAATATCAGTCACAAAGAACGGAATTTACTTAGTGGAAAAAtgtaatgtcgaattcctttcaattttttgaatcgcctcaaaaaaatcgaatttttggtgttaaaaaggaacatgaaaacagaccgaattctttttgcgattgtatgtgtgtcatttgacaacaatttttacacgaacgtcaagctgaaaccaaaacaatttctgcaaaataaaaccagagattcgtttgatcaataattttatttattttcttcggtaatatagatttattttaatcagaatcaaagggaaattgcagttattattaagatctgagtgaagatgaagtagaaggttattattttggccgtatgctgtggttttacagagaaaaaattttctgacgacaattacgagaagaaaagtcacagtaatttgactttttcacaagaactatgccaggaaaaaatatattttgatcgcacattgtttttttttttatttatttcatatttttccgcaataaaaatacgatattcaattaaaatttactctttatttgaagttggtgttctcaaataaacaaacaatacgaagaaaactttcagcttgacgtttgagaaatgtcaaatgttccaagtgtgtgtgcaaatccgtgtaaatctctcaaaaaagagggattaaaaaaaaattcgaattctgcttcgtttgaggcgaattttttttctatggaacatgattttcagaaaaaattcgcttcgagatcgccaaaaattcgatttttcaattgaaaggaattcgacataagaaAGTTTATCAACAAAAGGCAAGAAAACCGTTGACATAATTTCAGATGTCCTGTACGTTAAATATTTGTCCTGCAATTTACTTTCTATTCGAAAACTGGAAGCCAAAGAAATAGACAGTTTTCGAAAAAGAAAAGGGAAAACCTATAGGAAGTTGTGAGTAATGGAAAATGTTACGAGTGAATGAAACTCGGTTTCCTGCTGAAAAAAGTCCCGAGTTAAGCGAATGGGTAATAGTGGTGAATATTCTTTAATCAACTTTAAGAAATTATAATAGAATGTACTGTCCCATACACACAGTAGCAAAATAATGTGTTTGAAAGCTTCAATCGTGTTATTAtggaaaatataatataataattttaaatgccaACGTCGAAAAATCTTTATGGGGAGAAGCTGTTTTAATTCACGCAAACGAGCTTTGAACTAAGATTTTTGATAGCTGGTAATTTTGTATCGGAGCTAAGTTTATCCTGAttgcgtttttttaaaatacaggagTATCCTGTAAAATACAGGGCAGATGGGACCCCTACTTAAGCACATATCACGATAATCAAGATGAAAATAAACTCGAAGCTATATCCGAAGTAGGAGGGGAAAGTAAAAAATGTGAAGATTCAAATCATGAAGAATGTTTCGAAACCGAAGATGCAAGAGAATCCGATTGGAACACAAATGATGAAAATCAACGtcttttttttacacttcagAAATTTTCGATGTAGTGAGCTTAGAGCAATCTACGATCTACAATCAAACTAACAATTAACATAATATAGTACATTAAAAATTACTACAGACATCGAAAAACAATCACGATAGTGGTGCACTAGtccgaaaacttgttttcaatcCCACCTTACTTATGTTAAAGTCGATATAAGACttgtttaagttaaaaagtttagaCATACGATTAAGAGGTTCATGTATGCCATAATTATTTCTATGAAATTCAACGTGTAAAAGTTCAAATCTTCGAAGGTGGTGAGACCCTCAGCCATAATTTATCCCGATACGGGCTAACAAGATTGGATCATCAATGTTTCCATTAAGAAGTTGATGGAGAAATATTAGATCATTATTAAATCGCCTTTGATATAGAGTTTGAATCTGAAGCAGTTGGATCTTTTGTTAATATGGAGGCAGGTTATACGGATCAGACCAAGGAAGTCCCTTTAGAGCGAATCGTATGAaattatgttgaattgattCAATGCgacttttaataaatttcataaaatggaAGCATAATATTCGATATGGGGTCGAACGTAacaattataaaaggaaattctAACATAGGGGTcgttaaattttgattgttgcAAAATGCAATAATCAAAAACACTCGGTATTCGTTTCCTAGAAAAAGTAATTGTATGGCATTTAACTGGGTTAAGTGATAGCCTATTTTGTCCACACCAAAAACTAAAGCTATTAATATCGTTCTGTAAAAGAACGTGATCGTGTCGTCAGCAAATATTAGAATTTCACTCGAATGCAAGCATGATGCGATATAATTTATAGTGACAATGAATAGAACAGGACCCAGGTGGCTTCCTTGAGGAACACTTGAGTTAACAGTGAAAGAGTCTGAAAGACGTTTTCTAAATTTTACCTGATAGGACCTATTAATATCTACTTGGCGAACTATAAAACCGCCAAGTAGTTTTCAGGAATTTAGAAATTACAACTTACATCGCGTAGGGATTCTTAAGCTGCTAattggattgtttttttttttttataataaataatgttACATATTAATATTTATTGTTAATATCTGAAATTGGTTTTATTCTAATACGAGAAGTCAACACTTACCCCAACTCCTGCAACCACCATCCTCTGTGGTGCGTGATGATACTTGAGATAATTCAAGAGCACATTTCTATCAATTTGTTCCAAGTTTTGCGATGGACAGAGTTTTGGCAAACCTAATGTATTATCCCTATAAGCAGCTGCATGAATCATATCCATCAAAATGGTCTCCTGTTCTGGTCGCATGCCCAAAGTCTCTAATTCAAATTGAATTGTCCTCCGCGCAATCAATACTTCTTCCTCTTCCAACCTAGGCCGCAAAGTGACATCGGCTAAAAGTCGAGTTACCGACTCCACCGCACGACTATCAATACTAGCAGCATAAATGAGGGTATCCCTCGAGCTCTGGCAATCACAGATTCCACCGTTTTTCTCTAGTTCCTTGAGAATGGCATCTTTATTTGGGAAATTTATAGTTGACTGTTGTTTGAAAGATTaggattttatttattctaagtgaattaagaaaaaacttaCATTAAAAGCTAATTTCTCAAGAAAATGTGACACTCCGCTGGGATATGCAACTTCATAGCGTGGTCCCGAATCGATTACCAATCCCACAGTGCAAAATTGACCGAAACGTTTCTCAGAAGCTACACGCAAACCATTTGGCAATGTTGTCACTTGAGTAACATTGTCATCTTTGCTAGGTTTTGCATATTCAACTTCTGGCAAATCGGAGAGGGGCTTTGTTAAAGGTGGCAAGTTTGTAACAATTTTATTGGAGGGTATATTAACAACATCTTTGGGTAATGCAGATGTTCCAAATGGAGCTGATTGTTTGCTTGATGTAAAGGTTCTAGAGATTCTGTgttatatacaaaatatttgataaaatttcgtcAGTAAAGAATAAAGGAAGGTTAATTTTGAAGACTTTTctaaagcttttttgtagaaacTTACCCTTGCcaggaattttttatttgatttaatccTCGGAAATACatagttgttttttattttattagataaCAATATTGTTAGTTTTTATCGATTGGTATTTATTtctggaaaaataaatttattgcgAAAACATGCCCCTCGTTATTTCACCGACTCtactagaaaaatatttttcagctaACATATGAAATGTCAAACGATGACAGATTGACGGAAGAGCTAGATGGGCAAAAATATGAAGTATGATAATAGGGTGTTTTTTactataaatttgtaatttaaatttactCCGAAACGTAAAACAAATAcagccttaactacaatgacctaaaaagtgaaaaagtgggaatttacttaagtaaacattttttatttcttttaagcgctatttgtttttggaaaaaaaaaaactacaaaaattgtttcttagaccaaaaaataagctttctgcatcattatttttaattttgttttcggaaaaactgtcaaaaaattaatttgaaaattttcactttttgactttttgcaaaaagtggccgttgtagggtagagttgcctattttcggccgtctccagtttccggccacctttccgaaaatcgttataacaagggatttcatagggtttattccaaaattttgctctCATACTGTTCTCTTATTtgttagaacagcatacgagtgaaaatttggaataaaccccttCGAAATCACttgttataacgatttttcgaaaggtggccggaaactttagacggccgaaaataggcaactctaccctagtTATACTTTAAAAACCTTAGAGAATAATTATCGGccgtattctgctattcgattcacgtgaaagtcttaAATAAGGAGCGTTTAAATGGGCgtttaaattaaacttaaacattttttttctttaaaatttattaaacaggCGGAAACAACGATTTGCTTTCGAAATTAAACGTTTTTTCAAAGCCATGCTGACGTGGTAAAGGAAGGAAATCTCtggattcacgtgaatcgaatagcagaatacgggtgtatattattttttggagtGCTTGTTCTTATTTATAATACATTGTAGCTCTATATGCATTCATAGGCGATGCTCGTGAGGCTTAGGTACACACTTTCAATGAGTGACGCGGGCCACAAACGAATACACAAAAACGATGGCAaccatcaaatgaaaattagCTAAAGTAGCTCATCAATTTAACGAAACTAGCGCCTCCTATAATAAAAGATTCACTCTCCatattatatattctttaatgttgttttcgattggaatgATTCCGGAtgcttctgaaagtgttttattggcGTCG
Proteins encoded in this region:
- the LOC129921574 gene encoding mitochondrial-processing peptidase subunit alpha; amino-acid sequence: MYFRGLNQIKNSWQGISRTFTSSKQSAPFGTSALPKDVVNIPSNKIVTNLPPLTKPLSDLPEVEYAKPSKDDNVTQVTTLPNGLRVASEKRFGQFCTVGLVIDSGPRYEVAYPSGVSHFLEKLAFNSTINFPNKDAILKELEKNGGICDCQSSRDTLIYAASIDSRAVESVTRLLADVTLRPRLEEEEVLIARRTIQFELETLGMRPEQETILMDMIHAAAYRDNTLGLPKLCPSQNLEQIDRNVLLNYLKYHHAPQRMVVAGVGVDHDELVKNVEKFFVAQPAIWDTEKISGYGADSVDKSISQYTGGLRKEECDIPIYAAAGLPELAHIVIGLEGCSHQDKDFVPLCVLNIMMGGGGSFSAGGPGKGMYSRLYTNVLNRYHWMYSATAYNHAYSDSGVFCIHASAPPNNVREMVEVVTRELVNMQSEPGKEELSRAKIQLQSMLLMNLESRPVVFEDVGRQVLATGHRKRPEHFITEIEKVTAQDIQRVAQRILATPPSMAARGEISKLPDLKDVQSALSNGGKFASSRRLSLFK